The following are from one region of the Bacilli bacterium PM5-9 genome:
- a CDS encoding uncharacterized protein YlaN (UPF0358 family) (product_source=COG4838; cath_funfam=3.30.300.100; cog=COG4838; superfamily=160363,64307,75445), producing the protein MASENIEQGYFEANKPSIIDLFALDNNMSYQKIIDNINKRSIFSNVSISDIKDNILHVRVTYKDVDFNIYLKIMENRNSKLEAINKVLVDDETIKSANNANYYIKSYVDTKHDYVKAYYAQIKLLAIITDNPLLIVDCTQWCIYSATYINHFLKYNIDIIDSNLFKVKYTSDGCLYTEGLERFGIKDIEMNGISAQYQKACASFLSRLSRFFIENGQMPNTCQTYTEVFESPFYACLVDIEFALNELEHKGLINMKKRDKALNTNRLFVSVHSNDKLKSWYSNEIEVLDYLKNSVVYYTSQKHFEDEKKLAQETILDVINVLSELDDQANLMILARNEEISTDWYSFYEINGTKITMTTNEKELIVDVKDIINWNYRGISPLYAYALEI; encoded by the coding sequence ATGGCTAGTGAAAATATTGAACAAGGATATTTTGAGGCAAATAAACCATCTATAATTGATTTATTCGCATTAGATAACAATATGAGCTATCAAAAAATAATTGATAATATTAATAAAAGATCAATTTTTTCAAATGTTAGTATTAGTGATATAAAAGATAATATTTTACATGTTAGAGTTACATATAAAGATGTTGATTTTAATATTTATTTAAAGATTATGGAAAACAGAAATAGTAAGTTAGAAGCAATTAATAAAGTTCTTGTTGATGATGAAACTATCAAAAGTGCAAATAATGCTAATTACTATATCAAGTCGTATGTAGATACTAAACATGACTATGTTAAAGCATATTATGCGCAAATAAAACTACTTGCAATCATTACTGATAATCCGTTGTTAATTGTTGATTGCACGCAGTGGTGTATTTATTCTGCAACATATATTAATCATTTTCTAAAATATAATATTGATATTATTGATTCTAATTTATTTAAAGTTAAATATACAAGTGATGGTTGTTTATATACTGAGGGATTAGAACGTTTTGGAATTAAAGATATAGAGATGAATGGAATTAGTGCACAGTATCAAAAAGCATGTGCTTCATTTCTTTCAAGATTATCACGATTCTTTATTGAAAATGGTCAAATGCCAAATACTTGCCAAACATATACTGAAGTATTTGAAAGTCCATTTTATGCCTGTCTAGTTGATATTGAGTTTGCTCTTAACGAATTAGAACATAAAGGATTAATTAATATGAAAAAAAGAGATAAGGCACTTAATACAAATCGTTTGTTTGTTAGTGTGCACTCTAATGATAAATTAAAATCATGGTATTCTAATGAAATTGAAGTTTTAGATTATCTAAAAAATAGTGTTGTTTATTATACATCACAAAAGCATTTTGAAGATGAAAAAAAATTAGCACAAGAAACAATTTTGGATGTAATCAATGTGCTAAGTGAATTAGATGATCAAGCTAATTTAATGATATTAGCAAGAAATGAAGAAATTTCAACTGATTGGTATTCATTTTATGAAATAAATGGCACTAAAATAACAATGACTACTAATGAAAAGGAATTGATTGTAGATGTGAAAGACATTATAAATTGGAATTATCGTGGAATTTCACCAT